The Ichthyobacterium seriolicida sequence GAAGATCCAATATTTATAATAGATGATATAATCCACTATTGTGTGACTAATATGCCAGGAGCCGTTCCATATACCTCAACAATAGCACTGACTAATGCTACTTTACCTTATATTATACAATTGGCAAATAAAAATTGGAAAGATGCCTGCAAGGAAAATAAAGAATTAAAAAAAGGATTAAATGTAATAAAAGGGGAAATAGTATATGAAGCAGTATCCCAAGCATTTAATATGCCTTATAGCAATGTAGAAAACTTTTTGTAGATGTACTTCATAGATACTCATTCGCATTTATATCTTGAACAATTTGATCTAGATAGGGATGAAATAATTGATAGAAGTATAAAAGCTGGTATTCATAAAATATATTTACCGTCTATATCTGGTGATTATATAGATAAAATGCTTTCACTAGAAAATAGATATCCAAATAACTGCTTTGCCATGATAGGACTGCATCCCTGTTATGTAAAAGATGATGTAGATAAAGAATTAGATATAGTAAGAAAATGGCTATTAGATAGGGATTTCATAGCCATAGGAGAGATAGGGATGGATAAACATTGGGATACCACTTATATAAAAGAGCAGGAAAGGGCTTTTATCGAACAGATAAGATTGGCTAAAGAGATAAATAAACCCATTGTCATACACTGTAGAGAGGCTTTTGATGAAATCTTCAAAGTCTTAGATAAAGAAAGTGATAATAGATTAAAAGGCGTTTTTCATTGTTTTTCTGGAAACTTAGAACAAGCTCAAAGAGTTTTATCATACGGATTAAAAATAGGCATAGGAGGTATAGTGACATTTAAAAACGGTGGACTAGATAAATTTTTAGATAAAATACCAATAGAAAACATAGTATTAGAAACAGACTCTCCCTATTTAGCACCAAACCCATATAGGGGAAAGAGAAATGAAACCTGTTATCTAATAGAAATAGCTAATAAAGTAGCTTCATTGTATAGTCTACCTATAGAGGAAGTTATGAATATAACTAGAGAAAACAGTGAACAGTTATTTCAACCAAACGACAATATAAAATGAGGATAGATATAATTACAGCTATACCTCAATTATTAGATAGTTTTTTTGGAAACTCTATAATTAAGAGGGCCATAGATAAGAAAATAGTTGAGATAAAGATCCACAATTTAAGGGATTATTCTAATAATAAATACAAGCAAATAGACGACTATCAATTTGGAGGAGGATCTGGAATGGTTCTAATGATAGAGCCCATAGACAAGTGCATAGATATGTTAAAAAGCCAGAGAGAATACGATGAAATAATATATATGACTCCTGATGCAAAAATTCTAGAACAGTCTATGTGTAATAAATTATCTATTAAAAAAAATATAATAATACTGTGTGGTCATTATAAAGGAATAGATCAAAGAATAAGAGATAATATTATCACCTTGGAGATTTCTATAGGAAATTTTGTGTTGTCTGGAGGAGAATTAGCGGCTGCTATTTTAACAGACAGCATAGTTAGGTTAATTCCTAATGTGTTGGGAGATGGCACCTCTGCTCTTAGCGATTCATTTCAAGACGGTTTGTTATCAGCACCAATATATACTCGTCCATCTGAATACAAAGGACAAAAAGTTCCCGAAATATTACTATCGGGAGATCAAAAAAAAATAGATGAATGGAGAACCTCCAAATCTATAGAAAGAACTAAAATCCTAAGACCCGAATTACTAAAAGACGATTAATATAATTTATACAGACACTATCGTGAAAAGCATCTGTATAAATAAAAAATCACCTAAACTCAGACTCTTCATCAGAGATGATTCCCAAGGCCTCATATATATAGTCGAAAGTAGATAACAACCTAGGCTCTCCATCTATTATGGCTACATTGTGCTCAAAATGAGCAGACATGCTCCCATCTAATGTTTTTATAGTCCAGTCATCTATGGATTTTATCTTATGAGTTCCCATATTTATCATAGGCTCTATGGCTATGACCATTCCCTCTTTTATCTTTTTGCCCTTTCCCCTTCTCCCGTAGTTGGGAACTTGAGGATCTTCGTGCATCTCCCTGCCTAGGCCATGCCCTACTAATTCTCTAACTACTCCATAACCATTTTTTTCACAATGACCTTGAATCGCAAAACCTAAATCTCCTATTCTATTTCCAACTCTGAATTCCCTGATCCCTAAATACAGAGATTCTTTGGTTACCTCAATCAGATGTTTTACATCTGATGATACCTCCCCTACTTGAAAAGTATAAGCGTGATCTCCATAAAAACCATTCTTTAAAACACCACAATCTACAGATAAGATATCACCTTCTTTTAAAAAATTATTATTTGGAACACCGTGAACAACCTGATCGTTAGGAGAAACACATAGAGTATTTGGAAAGTCATACAAGCCTAAAAAACCCGGAATAGCCCCGTGATCCCTAATAAACTCTTGTGCTAATTTATCTAAGTGTAAAGTAGTCTGCCCTGGCCTTATCTCTTTGGCTAACATCCCTAAAGTTTTTGAAACTATTAGAGCACTCTCCCTCATCAACTCTATTTCAGAAGGAGTCTTTATACTAATCATAATTAAATCAAAATATAATTTGAAATCAAAAAAATACTACCTAAAATAATTAGGAGACTCTGCAGTGATTGTAACATTATGGGGATGACTCTCATGAAGACCTGATGGAGTTATTTTTACAAATTTCGCATTTTTGAGATCTGATATACATCTAGCTCCACAATAACCCATACCCGCTCTAAGACCTCCTATAAATTGATGTATTGTCTCTCTTAGAGCTCCCTTATAAGGCACCCTTCCAACTATTCCCTCTGGAACTAATTTTTTATTATCGTATTCAAAGGCTTGAAAATATCTGTCTTTGGATCCATCTCTCATAGCCTCTAAAGACCCCATTCCTCTGTATATTTTATATTTTCTACCTTCGTATATTGTAGTCTGCCCTGGAGACTCGTTAGTCCCCGCCAATAATGATCCTAACATAACTGTATCAGCACCTGCAGCGATTGCCTTGGTTATATCTCCAGTATGACGAATACCTCCATCTCCAATAACTGGAACCCCAGTGCCTTTTAAAGCATTAGCCACTTCCATTATAGCAGATAATTGAGGATATCCAACCCCACTAACCACACGCGTAGTACATATAGAGCCCGGACCGATTCCCACCTTTATAGCATCAGCTCCTAGTTCGAGCAAATACCTGGCTCCCTCTGCAGTAGCTACATTACCCACTATCACATCCATATCTGGGAACTTAGTCTTTACCTGATCTAAAACTGAAGCTACGCCCTTTGTATGCCCATGAGCAGTATCTATAACGCATACATCTACACCTGCATTCCTAAGAGCAGTAACTCGATCTAAAACATCCTCTGTAACCCCTACCGCTGCCGCAACTAACAACCTTCCATACTTA is a genomic window containing:
- a CDS encoding TatD family hydrolase — its product is MYFIDTHSHLYLEQFDLDRDEIIDRSIKAGIHKIYLPSISGDYIDKMLSLENRYPNNCFAMIGLHPCYVKDDVDKELDIVRKWLLDRDFIAIGEIGMDKHWDTTYIKEQERAFIEQIRLAKEINKPIVIHCREAFDEIFKVLDKESDNRLKGVFHCFSGNLEQAQRVLSYGLKIGIGGIVTFKNGGLDKFLDKIPIENIVLETDSPYLAPNPYRGKRNETCYLIEIANKVASLYSLPIEEVMNITRENSEQLFQPNDNIK
- the trmD gene encoding tRNA (guanosine(37)-N1)-methyltransferase TrmD gives rise to the protein MRIDIITAIPQLLDSFFGNSIIKRAIDKKIVEIKIHNLRDYSNNKYKQIDDYQFGGGSGMVLMIEPIDKCIDMLKSQREYDEIIYMTPDAKILEQSMCNKLSIKKNIIILCGHYKGIDQRIRDNIITLEISIGNFVLSGGELAAAILTDSIVRLIPNVLGDGTSALSDSFQDGLLSAPIYTRPSEYKGQKVPEILLSGDQKKIDEWRTSKSIERTKILRPELLKDD
- the map gene encoding type I methionyl aminopeptidase, with protein sequence MISIKTPSEIELMRESALIVSKTLGMLAKEIRPGQTTLHLDKLAQEFIRDHGAIPGFLGLYDFPNTLCVSPNDQVVHGVPNNNFLKEGDILSVDCGVLKNGFYGDHAYTFQVGEVSSDVKHLIEVTKESLYLGIREFRVGNRIGDLGFAIQGHCEKNGYGVVRELVGHGLGREMHEDPQVPNYGRRGKGKKIKEGMVIAIEPMINMGTHKIKSIDDWTIKTLDGSMSAHFEHNVAIIDGEPRLLSTFDYIYEALGIISDEESEFR
- the guaB gene encoding IMP dehydrogenase, with amino-acid sequence MSAISENDKKILREGLAYDDVLMIPAYSDILPSEVNTETYFTKNVKLNIPIVSAAMDTVTESSMAISIAREGGIGVLHKNMSIEDQAEKVRKVKRSESGMILDPITLEKNAIVGDAKKLMKEYNIGGIPIVEKDMTLIGIVTNRDLRFESDMNCPITKVMTSENIITTQENTSLKKAGSILEKYKIEKLPVVSESGKLKGLITFRDIDKLEVNPLASKDKYGRLLVAAAVGVTEDVLDRVTALRNAGVDVCVIDTAHGHTKGVASVLDQVKTKFPDMDVIVGNVATAEGARYLLELGADAIKVGIGPGSICTTRVVSGVGYPQLSAIMEVANALKGTGVPVIGDGGIRHTGDITKAIAAGADTVMLGSLLAGTNESPGQTTIYEGRKYKIYRGMGSLEAMRDGSKDRYFQAFEYDNKKLVPEGIVGRVPYKGALRETIHQFIGGLRAGMGYCGARCISDLKNAKFVKITPSGLHESHPHNVTITAESPNYFR